A DNA window from Streptomyces bacillaris contains the following coding sequences:
- a CDS encoding SDR family oxidoreductase, with protein sequence MSIVVTGATGELGRLVIDELLATVPAGEIAAVVRDKEKAAPLAARGVELRIADYDRPETLAGAFRTGDRVLLISGSEVGKRVAQHTAIIEAAKAAGVAQLAYTGILGGPDADFALADEHKATERLILDSGLPYTFLRNGWYTENYTANLAPVLAHGAVVSNAGEGRVASASRADYAAAAAAVVTGEGHLGRAYELSGDTAWSFAEYAALLSEVTGKEIAYNNVPAAVHQEILVGAGLPEGFAAILTDVDEAIGRGSLAGTSGDLARLIGRPTTPLATTVRAALATA encoded by the coding sequence ATGAGCATCGTCGTCACCGGAGCCACCGGAGAACTCGGCCGCCTCGTCATCGACGAACTGCTGGCCACGGTCCCGGCCGGCGAGATCGCGGCGGTCGTCCGCGACAAGGAGAAGGCCGCCCCGCTCGCGGCGCGCGGTGTCGAGCTGCGCATCGCCGACTACGACCGACCCGAGACCCTTGCCGGGGCGTTCCGGACCGGCGACCGGGTGCTGCTGATCTCCGGCAGCGAGGTGGGCAAGCGGGTCGCGCAGCACACCGCGATCATCGAGGCGGCCAAGGCGGCGGGCGTGGCGCAGCTCGCGTACACCGGCATCCTCGGCGGACCGGACGCCGACTTCGCCCTCGCCGACGAGCACAAGGCCACCGAGCGGCTGATCCTGGACTCCGGGCTGCCGTACACCTTCCTCCGCAACGGCTGGTACACGGAGAACTACACCGCCAACCTCGCCCCCGTCCTGGCGCACGGCGCGGTCGTCTCCAACGCGGGCGAGGGCCGGGTCGCCTCCGCCTCCCGGGCCGACTACGCCGCCGCGGCCGCGGCCGTGGTGACCGGCGAGGGCCACCTCGGCAGGGCCTACGAGCTGAGCGGCGACACCGCCTGGTCGTTCGCGGAGTACGCGGCCCTGCTCTCCGAGGTGACCGGCAAGGAGATCGCGTACAACAACGTCCCGGCCGCCGTACACCAGGAGATCCTGGTCGGCGCGGGCCTGCCCGAGGGGTTCGCCGCGATCCTCACCGACGTGGACGAGGCCATCGGGCGCGGGAGCCTCGCGGGCACCAGCGGTGACCTGGCCCGGCTGATCGGCCGCCCGACGACACCTCTGGCCACGACCGTACGCGCGGCTCTCGCGACCGCCTGA
- the rarD gene encoding EamA family transporter RarD, with protein MKGKNEQRAGLLYGVGAYGMWGIVPLFWPLLKPSGAIEILAHRMVWSLAVVGIALLVVRRWAWIGELVRDPRKLGLIAFAAATITINWGLYIWAVNNGHVVEASLGYFINPLVTIAMGVILLAERLRPVQWVAVATGLAAVLVLAIGYGRPPWISLVLAFSFATYGLVKKKVNMGGLESLAAETAVLFLPALGFLLWLTATGASTFTSGGTGHWALLAATGIVTAVPLICFGAAAIRVPLSTLGLLQYLAPVFQFILGIVYFHEEMPPERWAGFGLVWLALTLLTWDALRNARRNRILAAKLLATAAAAPAQTAPLQPPSATTAPAPTTSETAAPEAAAPETATQQKIT; from the coding sequence GTGAAGGGGAAGAACGAACAGCGGGCCGGCCTGCTGTACGGAGTCGGCGCGTACGGGATGTGGGGCATCGTCCCCCTCTTCTGGCCGCTGCTGAAGCCGTCCGGGGCGATCGAGATCCTGGCGCACCGGATGGTCTGGTCCCTGGCCGTCGTCGGGATCGCCCTGCTCGTCGTGCGCCGCTGGGCCTGGATCGGCGAGCTGGTCCGCGACCCGCGGAAGCTGGGCCTCATAGCCTTCGCGGCGGCGACCATCACCATCAACTGGGGCCTCTACATCTGGGCCGTGAACAACGGGCACGTCGTCGAGGCCTCGCTCGGCTACTTCATCAACCCGCTCGTCACCATCGCCATGGGCGTCATCCTGCTCGCCGAGCGGCTCCGCCCCGTCCAGTGGGTCGCGGTCGCCACCGGTCTGGCCGCCGTGCTCGTCCTGGCGATCGGTTACGGGCGTCCGCCGTGGATCTCGCTGGTCCTGGCGTTCTCCTTCGCCACGTACGGCCTGGTGAAGAAGAAGGTCAACATGGGCGGCCTGGAGTCGCTGGCCGCCGAGACCGCCGTCCTCTTCCTGCCCGCGCTCGGCTTCCTGCTCTGGCTGACGGCGACCGGCGCGTCCACGTTCACCTCCGGGGGCACCGGCCACTGGGCCCTGCTCGCCGCGACGGGGATCGTCACGGCGGTGCCGCTGATCTGCTTCGGCGCGGCGGCGATCCGGGTGCCGCTCTCCACGCTGGGGCTGCTGCAGTATCTGGCGCCGGTCTTCCAGTTCATCCTGGGCATCGTCTACTTCCACGAGGAGATGCCGCCGGAGCGGTGGGCCGGGTTCGGCCTGGTCTGGCTGGCCCTCACTCTCCTGACCTGGGACGCGCTGCGCAACGCCCGGCGCAACCGGATCCTGGCGGCGAAGCTGCTGGCGACCGCGGCGGCGGCCCCCGCGCAGACAGCCCCCCTGCAGCCGCCCTCCGCAACGACGGCCCCCGCGCCGACAACGTCCGAGACAGCAGCCCCGGAGGCCGCAGCCCCGGAGACCGCGACCCAACAAAAGATTACCTAG
- a CDS encoding FAD-dependent monooxygenase, which yields MPDTPTDVLIVGAGPTGLTLAVDLARRGRVVRIVDRSPAHPRTSRAKGPNPRSLEILADLGVVDEVLAAGSAPLPMRVYRDHRPVSDTDPWAEATPAPAAHYDRPWLIAQWRLEEILRGRLAGYGVHVELGREVVGLTEGPDGQHMAVAFGEGPAERARYVVGCDGAHSSVRKLLGIPFDGTTAEDQVMVTGDVELAGGVLDRGRWHQWFDEDGAVMLCPIPGTRTGWWFQAGPERDGAGRPLPPSVDGFRRLLTRHTGLPGRHLTRAELLSTYRVNVRMVDRYRVGRVLLAGDAAHVHAIAGGLGMNTGIQDAFNLGWKLGQVLAGHADAALLDTYEEERLPVAAWTLDLASDRLRATLEAIREPGGSLASAMTEETTGLGIGYRWSTLTAPKPDPATPPRPGTEQRGALPGDRAPDAPCQDAATGGPTRLHRTLAGPHTTVLGFGPESAAVLREVAVAYGNAGIRTCRVYAPHEDRGTPPPGSLVDHQGHAAAAYATALVVVRPDHHVGAVASADDPAPVREYLRRLYGAPGTVDVTRQG from the coding sequence ATGCCCGACACCCCCACCGACGTCCTCATCGTGGGCGCCGGTCCCACCGGCCTCACCCTCGCCGTCGACCTGGCCCGGCGCGGCAGGGTGGTCCGGATCGTGGACAGGTCCCCCGCCCACCCCCGTACCTCGCGCGCCAAGGGCCCCAACCCCCGGTCGCTGGAGATCCTGGCGGACCTGGGCGTGGTGGACGAGGTGCTCGCCGCCGGTTCGGCACCGCTGCCCATGCGGGTGTACCGCGACCACCGCCCGGTCTCCGACACCGACCCGTGGGCAGAGGCGACCCCCGCCCCGGCCGCGCACTACGACCGGCCGTGGCTGATCGCCCAGTGGCGGCTGGAGGAGATCCTCCGCGGTCGGCTGGCGGGGTACGGAGTCCACGTCGAGCTGGGCCGCGAGGTGGTCGGCCTGACGGAGGGGCCCGACGGGCAGCACATGGCGGTCGCCTTCGGGGAGGGGCCCGCGGAACGGGCGCGGTACGTCGTCGGGTGCGACGGCGCCCACAGCTCCGTACGCAAGCTGCTCGGCATCCCCTTCGACGGGACGACCGCCGAGGACCAGGTCATGGTCACCGGCGATGTGGAGCTGGCCGGCGGGGTACTGGACCGGGGCCGGTGGCACCAGTGGTTCGACGAGGACGGGGCGGTCATGCTCTGCCCCATTCCCGGTACGCGGACGGGGTGGTGGTTCCAGGCCGGGCCCGAGCGGGACGGGGCGGGCCGGCCGCTCCCGCCCTCCGTCGACGGCTTCCGGCGGCTGCTCACCCGCCACACCGGGCTGCCGGGCCGCCATCTGACCCGGGCCGAGCTGCTGTCGACGTACCGGGTGAACGTCCGCATGGTGGACCGCTACCGGGTGGGCCGGGTCCTCCTCGCCGGGGACGCGGCCCATGTGCATGCCATCGCGGGCGGGCTCGGGATGAACACGGGGATCCAGGACGCGTTCAACCTGGGCTGGAAGCTGGGCCAGGTGCTCGCCGGGCACGCGGACGCGGCACTGCTCGACACGTACGAGGAGGAGCGGCTGCCCGTCGCCGCCTGGACGCTCGACCTCGCCTCCGACCGGTTGCGGGCCACCCTGGAGGCGATCCGCGAACCGGGCGGAAGCCTGGCCTCCGCGATGACCGAGGAGACGACGGGGCTGGGCATCGGCTACCGCTGGAGCACCCTGACCGCCCCGAAGCCGGACCCGGCCACTCCGCCGAGGCCCGGCACCGAGCAGCGCGGAGCCCTCCCCGGCGACCGCGCCCCCGACGCCCCCTGCCAGGACGCCGCCACCGGAGGGCCCACGCGCCTCCACCGCACCCTCGCGGGCCCGCACACCACCGTCCTCGGCTTCGGCCCCGAGAGCGCGGCGGTCCTGCGCGAGGTGGCGGTCGCGTACGGGAACGCCGGCATCCGCACCTGCCGGGTGTACGCACCCCACGAGGACCGCGGAACGCCGCCCCCGGGCTCCCTCGTCGACCACCAGGGTCACGCGGCAGCGGCGTACGCGACCGCTCTCGTCGTCGTCCGCCCCGACCACCACGTGGGCGCCGTGGCCTCCGCCGACGACCCCGCTCCCGTACGGGAGTACCTGCGGCGGCTGTACGGAGCACCCGGCACGGTGGACGTCACGCGGCAAGGCTGA
- a CDS encoding SRPBCC family protein yields MPVGLTRDAGWEIGVSRTLHQPPQAVWEFITGPEGVALWLGAEGPLPTEKGAPYRTADGTEGEIRSYRPGDRVRLTYGPSTVQVAVTPGSSEGRAVLRFHQERLASAEEREERRTHWKAVMDRVAAELG; encoded by the coding sequence ATGCCTGTCGGACTTACTCGGGACGCCGGCTGGGAGATCGGTGTCTCCCGGACTCTTCACCAGCCCCCGCAGGCCGTCTGGGAGTTCATCACCGGACCGGAGGGCGTCGCCCTGTGGCTCGGCGCCGAGGGCCCGCTCCCCACGGAGAAGGGCGCTCCGTACCGTACGGCCGACGGGACCGAGGGCGAGATCCGCAGCTACCGCCCCGGCGACCGCGTCCGCCTCACCTACGGCCCGTCCACCGTCCAGGTCGCGGTGACCCCCGGCAGCTCCGAGGGCCGGGCCGTCCTCCGCTTCCACCAGGAGCGGCTGGCGAGCGCGGAGGAGCGGGAGGAACGGCGTACGCACTGGAAGGCCGTGATGGACCGGGTGGCGGCCGAGCTGGGCTGA
- a CDS encoding CGNR zinc finger domain-containing protein translates to MSGRAMDTPEADVEAAPPGMLLVHPDGSSFRFDPGALCLELLPTGGPGPLAYFEVLHGPADLVDWAGRSRLPGGLDLVVSPAEVVAARRLRDALWRLAEARVAGEPTGADDLAAVNDAAERPPLTARLTADGGREWSAAGATGTGLLSTVARDAVDLFTGAYAHRIRTCGADDCRLLFVDTSRPGKRRWCSMERCGNRHKVRAHRARTTSVGTRTTSAVVRTTERDD, encoded by the coding sequence ATGAGTGGAAGGGCAATGGACACGCCGGAGGCGGATGTGGAGGCGGCACCTCCGGGGATGCTGCTGGTGCATCCGGACGGCAGTTCGTTCCGGTTCGACCCGGGCGCGCTCTGCCTGGAGCTTCTGCCAACCGGTGGGCCCGGGCCACTGGCGTACTTCGAGGTGCTGCACGGCCCCGCCGACCTGGTGGACTGGGCGGGCCGGAGCCGGCTGCCGGGCGGGCTCGACCTGGTCGTGAGCCCGGCCGAGGTGGTGGCCGCGCGGCGGCTGCGCGATGCGCTGTGGCGGCTGGCGGAGGCCCGGGTGGCGGGGGAGCCGACCGGGGCGGACGACCTCGCCGCCGTGAACGACGCGGCGGAGCGGCCGCCCTTGACCGCCCGGCTGACCGCCGACGGGGGGCGGGAGTGGTCAGCCGCCGGGGCGACCGGGACCGGGCTGCTCTCCACCGTCGCGCGGGATGCGGTGGACCTGTTCACGGGGGCGTACGCCCACCGGATCCGCACGTGCGGCGCGGACGACTGCCGCCTGCTGTTCGTCGACACCTCCCGGCCCGGCAAGCGGCGCTGGTGCTCGATGGAGCGGTGCGGGAACCGCCACAAGGTCCGGGCCCACCGGGCGCGGACGACGTCCGTCGGCACGCGGACAACTTCCGCCGTGGTGCGGACGACCGAGCGGGACGACTGA
- a CDS encoding VOC family protein — translation MTRTLPWKLVIDSADPHAQAGFWAGALGYLVEDNSALVEQLLTAGAVPEAATTHAHGRRAWRDLAAARHPDDPYDEKSGTGLGRRLLFQRIPEPKTVKNRLHIDVHTPPGERDTEAERLVGLGARILRAVDEQGGSWLVLADPEGNEFCVN, via the coding sequence ATGACACGCACACTCCCCTGGAAGCTCGTCATCGACAGCGCCGACCCGCACGCCCAGGCCGGATTCTGGGCCGGGGCCCTCGGTTACCTGGTCGAGGACAACAGCGCCCTGGTCGAGCAGTTGCTCACCGCCGGAGCCGTCCCCGAGGCCGCCACCACCCACGCCCACGGCCGCCGCGCCTGGCGCGATCTCGCGGCGGCCCGGCACCCGGACGACCCGTACGACGAGAAGAGCGGTACGGGGCTGGGGCGGCGGCTGCTCTTCCAGCGCATCCCGGAGCCGAAGACGGTCAAGAACCGGCTGCACATCGATGTGCACACACCTCCCGGGGAGCGCGACACGGAGGCGGAACGTCTGGTCGGGCTGGGTGCGCGCATCCTGCGCGCGGTCGACGAACAGGGCGGGAGCTGGCTCGTCCTGGCAGATCCAGAGGGCAACGAATTCTGCGTCAACTGA
- a CDS encoding glycosyl hydrolase family 18 protein produces MSTETRRSRTRSPHGSTPNKRFKFLAGATALALPLAAMVGLASPASAAASATATYAKASDWGSGFEGKWTVKNTGTTTLTSWTVEWDFPANTKVTSAWDATVTNSANHWTAKNLGWNGTLAPGASVSFGFNGSGNGAPSGCKLNGNPCDGSTNPGDNAPSAPGKPTASDITNTSVKLSWAAATDDKGIKNYDVKRDGATVATVTGTSYTNTGLTAGTDYTYTVVARDTADQTGPASAATTVRTTGGGGGENPGGGKINLGYFTNWGSYTVKNLVTSGSADKITHINYAFGNVQNGKCTIGDAYEDYEKTYTAANSVDGVADTWDQPLRGHFNQLRKLKAQYPHIKVLWSFGGWTWSGGFGQAVQNPAAFAQSCYDLVEDPRWADVFDGIDLDWEYPNACGLTCDNSGPAAIKNMMQAMRAKFGPNNLLTAAITADGSNGGKLDAADYGGAAQYIDWYDVMTYDYFGSWSAQGPTAPHSPLTSYPGIPAQGFNSADAIAKLKAKGVPAKKLLLGIGFYGRGWTGVTQSAPGGSATGPAAGIEPGNQYYKVLKTTCPATGTVGGTAYAHCGNNWWSYDTPATINSKMAWAKDQGLGGAFFWEFNGDTTDGELVKAISNGLK; encoded by the coding sequence TTGAGCACGGAAACACGCCGGAGCCGGACCAGATCGCCGCACGGCAGCACCCCGAACAAGCGGTTCAAGTTCCTCGCGGGCGCCACGGCGCTGGCCCTCCCGCTGGCCGCCATGGTCGGCCTCGCCTCCCCCGCGTCCGCCGCGGCCTCGGCCACCGCCACCTACGCCAAGGCCTCCGACTGGGGCTCCGGCTTCGAGGGCAAGTGGACGGTGAAGAACACCGGCACCACCACGCTCACCTCCTGGACCGTCGAGTGGGACTTCCCCGCGAACACCAAGGTGACCTCCGCCTGGGACGCGACCGTCACCAACTCCGCGAACCACTGGACGGCGAAGAACCTCGGCTGGAACGGCACCCTCGCCCCCGGCGCCTCCGTCTCCTTCGGCTTCAACGGCTCCGGCAACGGCGCGCCCTCCGGCTGCAAGCTGAACGGCAACCCCTGCGACGGCTCCACCAACCCCGGTGACAACGCCCCCTCCGCCCCCGGCAAGCCCACCGCGAGCGACATCACCAACACCTCGGTGAAGCTCTCCTGGGCGGCCGCCACGGACGACAAGGGCATCAAGAACTACGACGTCAAGCGCGACGGCGCCACCGTCGCGACGGTCACCGGCACCAGCTACACCAACACCGGTCTGACCGCGGGCACCGACTACACCTACACCGTGGTCGCCCGCGACACCGCCGACCAGACCGGCCCGGCCTCGGCCGCCACGACGGTCCGCACCACCGGCGGCGGTGGCGGCGAGAACCCGGGCGGGGGCAAGATCAACCTGGGATACTTCACCAACTGGGGCTCCTACACGGTGAAGAACCTCGTGACCTCCGGCTCCGCCGACAAGATCACGCACATCAACTACGCCTTCGGCAACGTCCAGAACGGCAAGTGCACGATCGGCGACGCGTACGAGGACTACGAGAAGACCTACACTGCCGCCAACTCCGTCGACGGGGTCGCCGACACCTGGGACCAGCCGCTGCGCGGTCACTTCAACCAGCTCCGCAAGCTGAAGGCGCAGTACCCGCACATCAAGGTCCTCTGGTCCTTCGGCGGCTGGACCTGGTCCGGCGGCTTCGGCCAGGCCGTCCAGAACCCCGCCGCCTTCGCCCAGTCCTGCTACGACCTGGTCGAGGACCCGCGCTGGGCCGATGTCTTCGACGGCATCGACCTGGACTGGGAGTACCCCAACGCCTGCGGTCTGACCTGTGACAACAGCGGCCCGGCCGCGATCAAGAACATGATGCAGGCGATGCGGGCCAAGTTCGGCCCCAACAACCTGCTCACTGCGGCCATCACCGCCGACGGCTCCAACGGCGGCAAGCTCGACGCGGCCGACTACGGCGGCGCCGCGCAGTACATCGACTGGTACGACGTGATGACGTACGACTACTTCGGCTCCTGGTCCGCCCAGGGCCCGACCGCCCCGCACTCCCCGCTGACCTCGTACCCGGGCATCCCGGCGCAGGGCTTCAATTCGGCCGACGCGATCGCCAAGCTGAAGGCCAAGGGCGTCCCGGCCAAGAAGCTCCTCCTCGGCATCGGCTTCTACGGCCGCGGCTGGACCGGAGTCACCCAGTCCGCCCCCGGCGGCAGCGCCACCGGCCCGGCGGCCGGCATCGAGCCCGGCAACCAGTACTACAAGGTCCTGAAGACCACCTGCCCGGCCACCGGCACCGTCGGCGGCACGGCGTACGCCCACTGCGGCAACAACTGGTGGAGCTACGACACCCCGGCCACCATCAACTCCAAGATGGCGTGGGCCAAGGACCAGGGCCTGGGTGGCGCGTTCTTCTGGGAGTTCAACGGTGACACCACCGACGGCGAACTCGTGAAGGCCATCAGCAACGGTCTGAAGTAG